The Cyclobacteriaceae bacterium DNA segment GTTGTACCGGTCGGCAATCATGCGGATTGGACGGAAGAACATTTGAATGTACATGATGAAGGCAATGAGCTTACCGAGGGTAATGCCTGTCTCTTCAACATTGATGGCCCCTTTGGCCCCATACCAAACCAGCAAACCGATACCGGCTGCGGCAATAATTTCTGCTACTGGAAAATAAATGGAATAATACAATACCGAGCGCAGGTTGGCTTGCTTGTGCTCTTCGTTAATGGCTTTAAACTTTTCGTACTCCCTTTTTTCACTGGCGAATATCTGCACCACGTTCATGCCCGTAATGTGTTCCTGCACAAACGTGTTCAGGTTGGCCACGGCATTGCGCACATCGTTAAAGGCAACTTTAATTTTTTCTTTGAAGATGTATGTGGAGATGAGCAGCAGGGGCAAGGTGGCCAAACTCAACAGCGCCAACCGCCAATCCTGGTAAAACATAAACCCGAGAATGAAGATCAACTGAAGCAGGTCGCTCACCATGGCGGCCAGTCCTTCGCTGAACACATCGGCCAATGTTTCCACATCAGAAATTGTTCTGGTGACTAACCGGCCAATTGGGGTTTTATCAAAGAAACGCAGGCGAAGATTAACCAAATGCTCATACAGCTTGGTTCGGATGTCGCGAATCACTTGCTGGCCCATCCAACCCGACATGTACGTATGTACGTACTGCGCCACCGACTGCAGGAACAACAAGCCGATAAGGCCCAGCATCATCATTAACATGCCCTGGTAATCGCCATTGGCCACTTGATTATCGAGTGTCCATTGAATGAGCAACGGCCGGAGCGGTGTAAGTATACCAATGGCCAGCGTTAAGAAAATCAAAAAATAAAACCGCGATTTATACGGTTTCACAAAGCGCATAATGCGCCTGAGTACCTTAAAGTCGATTATATTTCCGCTACTGACTTGCTCTTTTTCCATCACCAAACATCAATCCCGCAAAGGATTTCTTCAAATTCAATTAATCAATAAAAACTGATTTTGGATACTTGACCTGCACTAGGTAGAGTCCGTGAGGATCAACGTTAGCGCCTGCTTTTTTCCGGTCTTTGCTGGAGATAATCTGTTTAAAATCCTGAACTGAAATTTTTCCGGTACCCACATCCAGCAAGGTACCTACAATGGCCCGCACCATGCCGCGCAGAAAGCGGTTGGCTGTGATGGTAAATACCAATCGATTGCCCTCTTTCTTCCACGCTGCTTTTTTAATGTTGCAAAGAAAGTGATTTACATCGGTCTTTACCTTGCTGAAGCATTCAAAGTCGTGCTCACCGCGTAATAACGCAGCGGCCCGGTTCATGGTTTGAATATTTACCGGTTTAAAATAATGGAGCGCCAGGCCGATCAGCAACGGATCTTTTACCGTGGTAATGTGATACTCGTACGAACGGGCAATGGCATCGTAACGCGCACTGGCGTTGGGCTTTACTTCCCGAATGGAGCGGATGGCAATGTCCCTCGGCAAAAAGGAATTAAGCCGATGAATCAGGTCATCTTCCTTAAATGACTTTTCAATATCAGCATGAAAAAACTGCTGCGCACAATGCACCCCGGTATCCGTTCTTCCGCTGCCAACAATCTTGACCGGTGTTCGAAACAATTTACTCAACGCATCTTCCACCACAGTCTGCACACCCACGGCATTCGCCTGACTTTGCCAGCCTGCGTAATTTGAGCCGTTATAGGTTATCTCGAAGAAGTATCTCATGAGGAGTAGTAAGCAGTAGGCAGTAAACAGTAGGCAATAGGCGTACTTTGCCTATTGTATACTGCTGATTGCCTACTTAACCCTATATAGTATTTGAACAAGTCCAACTAAAATCATCTGCTAACACTTTTCGTAGACGATAGCCGCTCCCTGCCCCACCCCAATGCACATGGTAGCCACACCGTATTTTACTTTTCGTCTTTTCATTTCATGGATAAGTGTTGCACTAATGCGTACGCCACTGCAACCAAGCGGATGACCAATGGCTATGGCGCCTCCGTTTACATTGACAATTTCAGGATTGAGATCAAGATCACGAACACAAGCCAGCGATTGTGACGCAAATGCCTCATTCAATTCAACCAAACCGATGTCGCTGATTTTTAATCCTGCGCGCTTCAACGCTTTTTGAACAGCTGGCACTGGACCTACACCCATGTAGGCCGGATCAACACCGGCAATGGCAAACGAGGCAACCTTGGCGAGGGGCTTGAGGTTGTACTTCTTCAACGCTTCTTCACTTACAATCAAACTGGCAGCAGCCCCATCGTTAATACCCGAAGAATTTCCGGCCGTAACGGTACCTCCTTCTTTAAAAGCAGGTTTCAGGGAAGCAAGTTTGTCTAACGATGTTGCACGCGGATGCTCATCTTTTGTAAAGTCAATTACTTCTTTTCCTTGTGCAACGGGAACTGAAACAAGTTCATCTTTAAATTTTCCTGCCTCGTGTGCGCGTTGGTATTTTTCCTGTGAAGCCAATCCAAATCGATCCTGTTCTTCGCGACTGATCTTCCATTTTTCAGCCACGTTCTCGGCTGTTTCACCCATCGAATACGGATGATACAGTTTGGAAAGTTTTGAGTTGATAAATCGCCAACCCATAGTGGTATCAAAAACTTCTGCTTTGCGCGAAAAAGGTTCCGTGGCCTTAGCCATCACAAAGGGCGCGCGACTCATGCTTTCCACACCACCGGCAATGTACACATCCGCTTCACCCAACATCACAGCACGCGAGGCATCCATAATCGCCTGAAGTCCGGAGGCACATAAGCGATTAACCGTAACCCCACCAATTTCTTTGGGAAGCCCTGCCAACAGCAACGCCATGCGGGCCACATTTCGGTTGTCCTCACCGCTTTGATTGGCTGCGCCAAACACAACATCTTCGATGGCGTTCACATCAACAGAAGGATTTCGTTCGATCAGTTTTTTTATAGCATGGGCGGCCAGGTCATCCGGACGCACGGAAGCCAGCGTTCCACCATATTTTCCAATGGGGGTCCGGAGTATATCAACAATGTAGGCGCTTCTCAAAATCAAATCAGGTTACATAAATCCTTGCCGTTGTTCAGAAATGCTTTAGGCAGAGGATGGTGGTTTTGCTATTTTTGCCGACCAAGTTAAAGCAACCCATTTATGTGGCAAAGAATTCAAACTGTATTTCTGGTAATAACCATTGTTTCACTACTTGTAGCCCTTGTACAACCCATTTGGCAAGTCCAGACTGGTGAAACAACATTGGTGCTTACACCTTTCTACCTGCTCGAAAACACAACCTATTCATACTTACCCTATTCCGTAACGGCCATACTGGCTGTGGCCGCTATTACAATAGCCATACTGACCATCAGGCGATTCGACAACCGGCAACTTCAAATAAAGTTGGGTGCCTTAAACTCATTAATTCTTGCAGGATTCATGGTAAGTGCCGTTATGTTCACCCACAAACTGATAGAACAGCATCAGGGTGCTACAGGAAAAGTATGGCTCATCCTTGCCGGAGCGGCAGTAATTTCAAACTGGTTGGCGATACGGTTTATTCGCAGGGATGAACGTATTGTAAAAGATTCGGATCGGTTGCGGTAAACTATATTTTTCGAAAGCATCCTTAAACGAGTTCCGAGTCATTGCATCTCTCTTTTGGATGCCAATGCCGAATAGAACTAACTTCTGCCAACCTGTCACCCAAAACCCTTTGGAATAACTTTTGAATCCCTGCCCTGCGCAGGGATTTTTGTTGTTCCTGCCCATTTTTTAACCCTAAAACTGAAAATTTATACACTATGGCAGCCGTAAAGGAAAAAGGTACCATTTCCATCCATACCGAGAACATCTTCCCCATCATCAAGAAATTTCTCTACTCCGATCATGAGATTTTCCTTCGCGAGTTGGTGAGTAATGCAGTGGATGCCACGCAAAAACTGAAAAAACTCAGCTCCCTGGGTGAGTTTAATGGCGAACTGGGCGATTTGAAAATTGAGGTGAGTTTCGATAAGAAAAAGAAAACCATTACCGTTAGCGACAAAGGCATTGGCATGACAGCCGATGAAATAAAAAAATACATTAACCAGATTGCCTTTTCGGGAGCAACTGAGTTTGTTGAAAAGTTCAAGGATAAAACCGATGCAAAAGACATCATCGGAAAATTCGGGTTGGGCTTTTACTCTGCCTTTATGGTGGCCGATAAGGTTGAGGTTATTTCCAAATCGTACAAAGAAGAAAACGAAGCCGCTAAATGGACATGCGATGGTTCAACTGAATTTGAAATCGGTGCGGCCAAAAAAGAAACCCGTGGCACGGATGTGATCCTTCACATCAATGCCGATTCAGAAGAATTTTTGGATGAATTCCGTTTAAAAGGCATCCTCGAAAAATACTGCAAGTTCCTGCCGGTTGAAATCAAGTTTGGGACGAAAGAAGAAAGCATCGAAGATGGCGAAGATAAAGACGGAAAGAAAAAGTATAAGTCGGTTACCGTTGATCGCATCATCAACAACACCCAACCCATCTGGACAAAATCGCCAAACGATTTAAAGGATGAAGATTACCTGAAATTTTACAAGGAGCTTTATCCATTCAGTGAAGACCCATTGTTCTGGATTCACCTGAATGTAGATTATCCGTTCAACCTCACGGGCGTGCTGTACTTCCCCAAGGTGAAAAACGATTTCGAAATACAGAAAAATAAAATTCAACTCTATTCACGCCAGGTGTTCATTACCGATGAGGTGAAAGACGTAGTGCCTGATTTTCTCATGTTGCTGCACGGTGTACTTGATTCACCGGATATTCCGCTGAACGTATCGCGCAGCTATCTGCAAAGCGATGCCAACGTGAAAAAGATCAGTCAGCACATAACCAAAAAAGTAGCCGACAAGCTTCAGGATTTATTCAAGAAGGATCGCAAGGATTTTGAAAAGAAATGGGATGACATCAACATCTTTGTGAAGTATGGCATCATCAGCGATGAAAAATTCTACGATCGCGCAAAAGATTTCTCCCTATTCAAAAATGTGGACAATCAATACTTCACGTTTGATGAATACAAAGAGAAAGTAAAGCCCAACCAAACCGACAAAGACAAGAATGTGGTTTACCTGTATGCC contains these protein-coding regions:
- a CDS encoding ABC transporter ATP-binding protein, whose protein sequence is MEKEQVSSGNIIDFKVLRRIMRFVKPYKSRFYFLIFLTLAIGILTPLRPLLIQWTLDNQVANGDYQGMLMMMLGLIGLLFLQSVAQYVHTYMSGWMGQQVIRDIRTKLYEHLVNLRLRFFDKTPIGRLVTRTISDVETLADVFSEGLAAMVSDLLQLIFILGFMFYQDWRLALLSLATLPLLLISTYIFKEKIKVAFNDVRNAVANLNTFVQEHITGMNVVQIFASEKREYEKFKAINEEHKQANLRSVLYYSIYFPVAEIIAAAGIGLLVWYGAKGAINVEETGITLGKLIAFIMYIQMFFRPIRMIADRYNTLQMGIVSSSRIINLLDNDEHIQNNGTKQPDHIHGEVKFDHVWFAYNGEEYVLKDVNFEVKAGQTIALVGATGAGKSSIINLLNRFYEINKGTISVDGSDIREYDLGYLRRNIGVVLQDVFLFSDTILNNITLGNPEVTEEMVWHAADLVGARKFIERLPGQLSYNVMERGATLSVGQRQLISFIRAMVYDPRILVLDEATSSVDSETEEMIQQAIEKMMKGRTSIVIAHRLSTIQKAEKILVLDLGEIREVGKHDELLAQDGYYAQLYKMQYKEFV
- the truA gene encoding tRNA pseudouridine(38-40) synthase TruA yields the protein MRYFFEITYNGSNYAGWQSQANAVGVQTVVEDALSKLFRTPVKIVGSGRTDTGVHCAQQFFHADIEKSFKEDDLIHRLNSFLPRDIAIRSIREVKPNASARYDAIARSYEYHITTVKDPLLIGLALHYFKPVNIQTMNRAAALLRGEHDFECFSKVKTDVNHFLCNIKKAAWKKEGNRLVFTITANRFLRGMVRAIVGTLLDVGTGKISVQDFKQIISSKDRKKAGANVDPHGLYLVQVKYPKSVFID
- a CDS encoding acetyl-CoA C-acyltransferase, producing the protein MRSAYIVDILRTPIGKYGGTLASVRPDDLAAHAIKKLIERNPSVDVNAIEDVVFGAANQSGEDNRNVARMALLLAGLPKEIGGVTVNRLCASGLQAIMDASRAVMLGEADVYIAGGVESMSRAPFVMAKATEPFSRKAEVFDTTMGWRFINSKLSKLYHPYSMGETAENVAEKWKISREEQDRFGLASQEKYQRAHEAGKFKDELVSVPVAQGKEVIDFTKDEHPRATSLDKLASLKPAFKEGGTVTAGNSSGINDGAAASLIVSEEALKKYNLKPLAKVASFAIAGVDPAYMGVGPVPAVQKALKRAGLKISDIGLVELNEAFASQSLACVRDLDLNPEIVNVNGGAIAIGHPLGCSGVRISATLIHEMKRRKVKYGVATMCIGVGQGAAIVYEKC
- a CDS encoding DUF4293 domain-containing protein → MWQRIQTVFLVITIVSLLVALVQPIWQVQTGETTLVLTPFYLLENTTYSYLPYSVTAILAVAAITIAILTIRRFDNRQLQIKLGALNSLILAGFMVSAVMFTHKLIEQHQGATGKVWLILAGAAVISNWLAIRFIRRDERIVKDSDRLR
- the htpG gene encoding molecular chaperone HtpG, which codes for MAAVKEKGTISIHTENIFPIIKKFLYSDHEIFLRELVSNAVDATQKLKKLSSLGEFNGELGDLKIEVSFDKKKKTITVSDKGIGMTADEIKKYINQIAFSGATEFVEKFKDKTDAKDIIGKFGLGFYSAFMVADKVEVISKSYKEENEAAKWTCDGSTEFEIGAAKKETRGTDVILHINADSEEFLDEFRLKGILEKYCKFLPVEIKFGTKEESIEDGEDKDGKKKYKSVTVDRIINNTQPIWTKSPNDLKDEDYLKFYKELYPFSEDPLFWIHLNVDYPFNLTGVLYFPKVKNDFEIQKNKIQLYSRQVFITDEVKDVVPDFLMLLHGVLDSPDIPLNVSRSYLQSDANVKKISQHITKKVADKLQDLFKKDRKDFEKKWDDINIFVKYGIISDEKFYDRAKDFSLFKNVDNQYFTFDEYKEKVKPNQTDKDKNVVYLYASDTGKQHSFIESAKNKAYDVLLLDGILDNHFINTLEQKLEKTQIKRVDSDTADKLIDKDEKTESVLSNDEKEQVKNIFEKAINNTNMTVAVEAMATDDLPVVITMSEFMRRMKDMAKMGGGGYAFMGSMPDSYAVTVNGNHSIVQKILKAETEEQKTKLAKQAYDLALLSQNMLTGADLTNFIKRSVEFVA